The following are encoded together in the Pedobacter sp. D749 genome:
- a CDS encoding DUF4960 domain-containing protein, whose product MKLKQILKAFLVFVMVLPFIGCKKDKNNDFKLDSQVQLVSYSINGIVATIDQKTGAISVNVPFGTDISNLTPKVEMPDGATSSMNFNKPINFTGAVDFRVVNGNLFKDYSTTVKIIPPLKSVSVGSLKASINHDNRTATLILPDGTDLAGIKPIIEAEQDVVVSPLSGTAQDFNQPVTYTFTKGNFTTSYQVTFISNSISEYAFLGTASSRSAITNPDEKAASDWFFATYPTADYISFAALETGKRLSNYKVIWWHFDSAQDLPAQATSAAVINALKAYRNGGGSLLLTSMAGRYVEALGVVPAGKGPNNVFGDFALGAGFIENGSDWGISFKGKESHPLFQGLETYETGKANLLQKGTFRLNHTAWWFLPDWGGYMNGAGWRQQTGGINLASEAWDDNLDGRVGIAEWPQANGPGNVVVITFGAYDWYSEPQNGAPTSNRFITNIRRLTKNAIDYLKK is encoded by the coding sequence ATGAAATTAAAGCAAATATTGAAAGCATTTTTAGTCTTTGTAATGGTCTTACCATTCATAGGCTGCAAAAAGGATAAGAACAATGATTTTAAACTTGACAGCCAGGTACAGCTCGTGTCTTATTCGATTAATGGTATTGTTGCTACTATCGACCAAAAAACGGGTGCGATAAGCGTTAATGTTCCTTTTGGCACAGATATTTCAAATTTGACACCTAAAGTGGAAATGCCAGATGGCGCAACAAGTTCCATGAATTTTAATAAACCCATTAATTTTACAGGTGCCGTAGATTTCAGGGTAGTGAATGGAAATCTTTTTAAAGATTATTCAACAACGGTGAAAATTATTCCTCCACTCAAAAGCGTCTCTGTGGGTAGCTTAAAAGCATCGATAAATCACGATAACCGTACCGCAACGTTAATTCTTCCCGACGGAACAGATTTAGCTGGAATTAAGCCAATCATAGAAGCAGAGCAAGATGTTGTGGTTAGCCCGCTAAGTGGTACAGCACAGGATTTCAATCAACCAGTAACCTACACTTTCACCAAGGGTAATTTTACCACAAGTTACCAGGTCACCTTTATCAGCAATTCTATAAGCGAGTATGCGTTTTTAGGTACAGCAAGTTCAAGATCGGCAATAACTAACCCGGATGAAAAAGCAGCAAGTGACTGGTTTTTTGCCACCTACCCTACTGCAGACTATATTTCATTTGCCGCATTGGAAACCGGAAAGCGTCTTTCCAATTATAAAGTAATTTGGTGGCATTTCGATTCTGCACAGGATCTCCCAGCCCAGGCAACTAGTGCAGCCGTTATCAATGCGCTCAAGGCATACAGAAATGGAGGCGGAAGTTTGCTGCTAACCTCAATGGCGGGTAGGTACGTAGAGGCTTTAGGCGTGGTGCCGGCTGGTAAAGGGCCAAACAATGTTTTTGGAGATTTTGCCCTTGGCGCTGGCTTTATCGAAAATGGTAGCGATTGGGGGATCTCTTTCAAAGGCAAGGAATCTCATCCCCTCTTTCAGGGGCTGGAGACCTATGAAACCGGGAAGGCTAATCTTTTGCAAAAAGGAACATTCAGACTTAACCACACGGCCTGGTGGTTTCTTCCAGACTGGGGAGGTTACATGAATGGTGCAGGATGGCGTCAGCAGACAGGTGGAATAAACCTGGCATCTGAGGCATGGGACGATAACCTCGACGGCCGCGTTGGCATTGCTGAATGGCCTCAGGCAAATGGCCCTGGAAATGTAGTCGTAATCACCTTTGGTGCATACGATTGGTATTCAGAACCTCAAAATGGTGCGCCTACCAGTAATAGATTCATCACGAACATTCGCAGACTTACCAAAAATGCGATCGACTATCTAAAAAAATAA
- a CDS encoding RagB/SusD family nutrient uptake outer membrane protein → MKKYIITLAVSLILATGCKKALEVGPKGSLNESQVATPAQAEGFVTAAYSQLGNDEINRAFSMYQYGNIRADDAYKGGGGINDGDVFHNMETFIASRPDQWNYDGIWFNIYVGIRRANEGIRVLSKFSEAEYPLVKTRLAELRFLRGYWYLMVENLFKNIPYIDDTVPSDDYKLVKNNALSRDQILEKIAGDFQAAAEALPATQPQIGRANKFAAYAFLAKTRLFQAYTQNATHAVTGIDQNRLQQVIDASDQVLASSYKLQADFANNFTSGTFENGTEAIMSVQFSSNDGAGRGRVNFGDMLTVPQGIGCCDFQKPSQTLMNAFRTTTTGIPLFDTFNQQNVDFTTNTVDPRVDHTISRPGAPWKYDPSRVVTASWSRNIPLYGTYNSMKENVSPDCDCFINVAPFFGNTKARIMIRLADVMLFKAEALIELGRQTEALPIINAIRDRASKSTAKLVMANGQPTSKYNVQQYVPGTNIVWDQANARKALRFERRLEMALEGERFFDLIRWGVADQVINSFFDSEKSFRSIYTTARFTKGRDEYLPIPQNQIFFSENNYVQNPGY, encoded by the coding sequence ATGAAAAAATATATAATCACCCTTGCTGTCTCGCTAATATTAGCCACGGGCTGCAAAAAAGCACTTGAAGTTGGACCTAAAGGTTCGCTTAACGAAAGCCAGGTTGCAACTCCGGCACAGGCCGAGGGTTTTGTAACCGCCGCTTATTCACAATTAGGAAACGATGAAATCAACAGGGCATTTAGTATGTATCAGTATGGAAATATCCGCGCTGATGATGCCTATAAAGGAGGTGGCGGTATCAATGATGGAGATGTTTTCCATAATATGGAGACTTTTATTGCCTCCAGACCTGATCAATGGAACTATGATGGCATCTGGTTTAATATCTATGTAGGCATCAGGCGGGCAAATGAAGGCATTAGAGTATTAAGCAAATTTAGCGAAGCGGAATATCCCTTGGTTAAAACCCGTTTAGCAGAGCTTCGTTTCTTACGCGGATACTGGTACCTGATGGTAGAAAACCTGTTTAAGAATATCCCGTATATTGATGATACAGTACCTTCAGATGACTACAAATTAGTGAAGAACAATGCACTAAGCAGAGATCAGATTCTGGAGAAGATTGCCGGTGACTTTCAGGCTGCTGCCGAGGCATTACCAGCAACCCAACCACAAATAGGAAGAGCCAATAAATTTGCTGCTTATGCTTTTTTAGCGAAAACACGTTTGTTCCAGGCTTACACGCAAAATGCAACACATGCCGTAACAGGAATCGACCAGAACAGGTTACAACAGGTTATTGATGCATCCGATCAGGTGCTGGCCTCATCTTATAAGTTACAGGCAGATTTTGCAAATAATTTCACCTCTGGAACATTTGAGAATGGTACTGAAGCGATTATGTCTGTTCAGTTTTCGAGTAATGATGGCGCAGGACGAGGCCGGGTAAACTTTGGTGATATGCTTACGGTACCACAAGGTATTGGATGCTGCGATTTCCAAAAACCGTCACAAACCCTGATGAATGCTTTCAGAACAACAACTACCGGGATACCGCTATTCGATACTTTCAACCAACAGAATGTCGATTTTACTACAAATACAGTCGATCCAAGGGTAGACCATACCATATCCAGACCTGGAGCTCCATGGAAATATGATCCTTCAAGAGTGGTTACAGCAAGCTGGAGCAGAAATATTCCGCTATACGGAACTTATAATTCTATGAAAGAAAACGTATCACCTGATTGTGACTGTTTTATAAATGTTGCTCCCTTTTTCGGCAATACAAAAGCCAGAATCATGATCAGGTTGGCTGATGTGATGTTATTTAAAGCAGAGGCACTGATTGAACTGGGCAGGCAGACTGAGGCTTTACCGATTATTAATGCAATAAGAGACCGGGCATCTAAAAGCACAGCAAAACTGGTGATGGCCAACGGACAGCCGACCTCCAAATACAATGTACAGCAATATGTTCCGGGAACAAACATCGTTTGGGATCAGGCAAACGCCAGAAAAGCTTTGCGATTTGAACGCCGTTTAGAAATGGCACTGGAAGGAGAAAGGTTTTTTGATCTCATCCGTTGGGGCGTAGCCGATCAGGTGATCAACTCGTTTTTTGATTCAGAAAAGAGCTTCAGAAGTATTTATACTACTGCAAGATTTACAAAAGGAAGAGACGAATACTTACCAATTCCTCAAAACCAAATCTTCTTTAGTGAAAACAACTATGTTCAAAATCCAGGTTACTAA
- a CDS encoding glycoside hydrolase family 32 protein: MKRILLAGMAISLFLSCTKEKTYAPAEPFSEEKFNIFPKPQISPNSTTGQSTGWVGDVMPSYVNGQFELFFLHDDPDQVKQSSTGQHAIHKLSSKNLLDFSYDGEMIPYGNKSTQDNLIGTGSMVKAGNTNYFYYTGYNANNSWLQNANSAFVTGNTREAIMYATCSTTTGWTKKSGFALKAPEGYATTDFRDPYVFYNTEFSTYWMMVSAQKENKGVILVYTSSDPASDNWQLRGPLSVEGDYLMLECADVFKIDDKYFMLFAEDWSTSPGTHYRVASSSAGPWLKPADGMDMFDGHQFYAGKTASNGTERYAFGWAHRRSPENDNGVRTWGGNLISQQITKLGNDKLAVKAPISVKSYFSKDADAVVSTQTGTVSGSAGNYTLTGTSSASGYRFATLNGTTMVKGKLSLSNLNGTASLNFNAKTDLNGSYQIRFEPASNRIAAYNNGQEVTRVPFVFEQGKTYDFSIIVDGSIIVLYLNDQVALTNRSYSAKGTPWSLTANGLEAKVTNLKVSTH, encoded by the coding sequence TTGAAAAGAATATTATTAGCAGGAATGGCGATTTCGCTTTTCCTGTCTTGCACCAAAGAAAAAACCTACGCCCCGGCTGAACCTTTTAGCGAAGAGAAATTTAACATCTTCCCGAAACCACAAATAAGCCCGAATTCCACTACAGGCCAGTCGACAGGTTGGGTTGGTGATGTGATGCCTAGCTATGTGAACGGACAGTTCGAACTGTTTTTTCTGCACGATGATCCTGATCAGGTGAAGCAAAGTAGCACTGGTCAGCATGCTATCCACAAGCTGAGTTCTAAAAACCTGCTCGACTTCAGCTATGATGGCGAGATGATTCCTTATGGCAATAAATCTACTCAGGATAACCTCATTGGTACAGGCTCTATGGTAAAGGCTGGAAATACAAATTACTTTTACTATACAGGTTATAATGCAAATAACAGCTGGTTGCAGAATGCCAACAGTGCATTTGTAACGGGCAATACACGTGAAGCGATCATGTACGCCACCTGCAGCACAACTACAGGATGGACAAAGAAGTCTGGTTTTGCGCTCAAAGCACCAGAAGGTTATGCAACCACAGACTTTAGAGATCCGTATGTATTCTATAATACAGAGTTTTCTACCTACTGGATGATGGTGAGCGCTCAAAAAGAAAACAAAGGTGTAATACTCGTTTACACCAGTAGCGATCCGGCAAGTGATAACTGGCAATTAAGAGGACCTCTTTCTGTTGAAGGCGATTATCTGATGCTTGAATGTGCAGATGTTTTCAAAATTGATGACAAGTATTTTATGCTTTTTGCAGAAGACTGGAGCACAAGCCCGGGAACGCATTACAGGGTTGCATCGTCTTCAGCAGGGCCATGGTTAAAACCAGCAGATGGAATGGATATGTTTGACGGGCATCAGTTTTATGCCGGTAAAACAGCAAGTAATGGTACTGAACGTTATGCTTTCGGTTGGGCACACCGCCGCAGTCCGGAAAACGACAATGGTGTTCGCACCTGGGGAGGAAACCTCATCAGCCAGCAGATTACTAAGCTGGGCAATGATAAGCTTGCGGTGAAAGCCCCAATTAGCGTAAAAAGTTATTTTAGTAAAGATGCAGATGCCGTGGTGAGCACTCAGACCGGCACCGTTAGCGGATCGGCTGGGAACTATACCCTAACCGGAACCTCTTCAGCTTCAGGATACAGGTTTGCAACGCTTAACGGAACAACTATGGTTAAAGGAAAACTATCTTTAAGCAATCTTAACGGAACAGCCTCCTTAAACTTTAATGCAAAAACTGACCTTAACGGATCCTACCAGATCAGGTTCGAACCGGCATCAAATCGTATTGCCGCCTATAATAATGGCCAGGAAGTTACCCGCGTTCCATTTGTTTTCGAACAGGGAAAAACATACGACTTTAGTATTATTGTGGATGGATCGATCATCGTACTCTATCTCAACGATCAGGTTGCACTAACAAACAGAAGTTATAGTGCAAAAGGTACACCATGGTCGCTGACTGCTAATGGTTTAGAGGCAAAAGTTACTAATTTGAAGGTATCAACCCATTAA
- a CDS encoding TonB-dependent receptor, translating into MRKVILCCVLVFCFMASTYAQIRNITGTVTDKSSKPVPGASVYNVETGKSTQTDEKGKFIIQAAAGQTLRFIYMGAQTVSSKVGPTSVVDAQLEVSATNLNDVVVTGYQTERKKDLTGDVAIVDVDELKKQSVANPMKALQGQVAGVYITGNGAPSAPATIRIRGIGTLNNNDPLYIIDGVPTKSGMHELNQADIESMQILKDASSASIYGARAGNGVIVITTKKGKTGKTQLSGNAYSSLSTYVNKLDMLDAQGYGKILWQAYVNKNLDPNSNGLRYQFDWKVDPNTNQPVLNKVLLPEFLNSTQTLRTSNTDWFKEISQLGIIQNYDAQVSSGTENGHYLLSLGYFDNKGIVRTTGFNRISARINSDYKLFNGGLTIGQNLSITKTKEVAADIINSALQALPIIPVHTVDGIGWGGPVDGMNDRQNPVRVLEDNQQNGYDYMRLFGNFFADVKIAKGLVFKSNFGIDYGDYTSRNWQKKYQSGYLVNDVNKVINTQTHNVKTTWTNTLNYSLESGNHRLNAFAGTEHFVENNNTFMASREGFVLEDPDYLYLDAGTGIKDNSGSGAKNVLMSYIGRANYSYMDRYLLSATIRRDGSSRFGANNKYGWFPAFSGAWRISEESFVKNNTSIVDDLKLHAGWGKTGNQEINNNAIYNIYLSNYNITSYDINGNKSGVLPSGFYLSQNANPNLRWEATEMSNVALDFSLWKQKLYGSVGYYIKKTTGILLLPPYIGVLGEGGNTYVNGASMENRGFELSLGHKSRLTDDLSIDVNGNFDMVRNKVTYLPPAVVNAYGGDGKGQNILGRTIGSFFGYVADGLFRTQAEVDNHAAQPNKGLGRIRYVDLNHDGVIDVNDRTWIGNPLPKYTYGFNANINYKNFDFSFLLQGIGDVAVQNEAKSYTDFWSAVESSSNKGARLLNAWSPSNPNSDIPAVALTDDNFESRLSTYFIENGSYLKLRNAQIGYTFNKQLISKLKMQNLRVYIGGDNLAILMKSKSFTGLDPETPGFGYPNPLVVTAGINVRF; encoded by the coding sequence TTTGCTGTGTTCTTGTGTTTTGCTTTATGGCAAGTACATACGCACAAATCCGAAACATTACCGGGACGGTTACCGATAAATCCTCAAAACCTGTTCCGGGAGCTTCCGTCTATAATGTAGAGACCGGTAAATCCACACAAACAGACGAAAAAGGGAAATTTATAATCCAGGCCGCCGCAGGGCAAACCCTCCGCTTTATTTACATGGGTGCTCAGACAGTTAGTTCCAAGGTTGGCCCTACTTCGGTAGTAGACGCACAACTGGAAGTTTCCGCTACCAACCTGAACGATGTGGTGGTAACGGGCTACCAGACGGAAAGAAAAAAAGATCTGACAGGTGATGTGGCCATTGTGGATGTAGATGAACTTAAAAAGCAATCTGTAGCCAACCCGATGAAAGCATTGCAGGGCCAGGTAGCGGGCGTATACATCACAGGAAACGGAGCCCCCAGCGCTCCGGCAACCATCAGAATCAGGGGTATCGGAACTTTAAATAACAATGATCCCCTATACATTATCGATGGCGTACCTACCAAGTCAGGCATGCATGAACTCAATCAAGCTGATATCGAATCGATGCAGATTCTTAAAGATGCTTCATCTGCCAGTATCTATGGTGCCAGGGCAGGAAACGGCGTAATTGTAATTACCACTAAAAAGGGTAAAACCGGTAAGACACAGTTAAGTGGGAACGCTTACTCATCGCTTTCTACCTATGTCAATAAGTTGGATATGCTGGATGCGCAAGGTTATGGTAAAATTTTGTGGCAGGCTTATGTTAACAAAAACCTCGATCCTAATTCGAATGGATTGCGTTATCAATTCGACTGGAAGGTTGACCCAAACACCAATCAGCCTGTATTGAACAAGGTTCTTTTACCCGAATTTCTTAATTCTACCCAAACCCTTCGCACTTCAAATACAGATTGGTTTAAAGAAATATCCCAGCTTGGTATCATTCAGAATTATGATGCGCAGGTTTCAAGCGGCACTGAAAACGGACACTATTTACTTTCCCTCGGATACTTTGACAACAAAGGCATTGTAAGAACGACCGGATTCAACCGTATTTCAGCAAGAATAAATTCAGACTATAAGTTATTCAATGGTGGCTTGACGATAGGTCAGAACCTGAGCATAACCAAAACAAAAGAAGTTGCTGCCGATATTATCAATTCCGCACTGCAGGCATTGCCTATTATACCGGTGCATACCGTAGACGGCATAGGCTGGGGCGGTCCTGTTGACGGGATGAACGATCGCCAGAACCCTGTTCGCGTGCTGGAGGATAATCAACAGAATGGTTATGACTATATGAGGTTATTTGGTAATTTCTTTGCAGATGTTAAAATCGCCAAGGGTTTGGTATTCAAATCCAATTTCGGGATTGATTACGGTGACTATACCAGCCGGAACTGGCAAAAAAAATACCAGAGCGGTTACCTGGTTAATGATGTGAACAAAGTAATCAATACCCAGACACACAATGTAAAAACTACCTGGACCAATACCCTGAATTATAGCCTGGAGTCAGGCAATCATCGCCTTAATGCCTTTGCAGGAACGGAACACTTTGTTGAGAATAACAATACTTTTATGGCATCACGGGAAGGATTTGTTTTAGAAGATCCTGACTACCTGTATTTAGATGCCGGTACAGGAATAAAAGACAACAGCGGCAGTGGCGCAAAAAACGTGCTTATGTCTTATATAGGTAGAGCGAACTATTCTTATATGGATCGCTACCTCCTGTCTGCAACCATCAGAAGAGACGGTTCTTCCAGGTTTGGAGCAAATAATAAATATGGTTGGTTCCCTGCATTCTCAGGTGCCTGGAGAATTAGCGAAGAATCTTTCGTAAAGAATAATACCTCCATTGTAGACGATTTGAAACTTCATGCAGGATGGGGGAAAACCGGTAATCAGGAGATTAATAATAACGCGATTTATAATATTTACCTGTCCAATTACAATATCACTTCTTACGATATCAATGGAAACAAAAGCGGTGTGCTTCCTTCCGGGTTTTATCTATCCCAGAATGCCAATCCAAACCTGCGTTGGGAAGCAACAGAAATGAGCAATGTCGCACTCGACTTTTCGCTCTGGAAACAAAAACTTTATGGTAGTGTTGGCTATTACATTAAGAAAACCACCGGCATATTATTACTTCCTCCATACATTGGCGTACTTGGCGAAGGCGGTAATACCTATGTAAACGGGGCATCAATGGAAAACCGTGGATTTGAACTATCCCTGGGACACAAAAGCCGCTTAACTGATGATTTAAGCATTGATGTGAACGGGAATTTCGATATGGTTAGAAATAAGGTTACCTATTTGCCTCCGGCAGTAGTGAACGCCTACGGAGGTGATGGCAAGGGACAGAATATTCTGGGAAGAACCATTGGATCTTTCTTCGGTTATGTTGCCGATGGTCTTTTCAGGACTCAGGCTGAAGTAGATAATCATGCTGCGCAACCCAACAAAGGACTTGGAAGAATCCGTTACGTGGATTTAAACCATGACGGTGTTATCGATGTAAATGACCGTACCTGGATTGGAAATCCACTACCTAAATATACATATGGGTTTAACGCAAATATCAACTACAAAAATTTTGATTTCTCTTTTCTTCTGCAGGGTATAGGTGATGTAGCCGTACAAAATGAGGCCAAATCCTATACGGATTTCTGGAGTGCCGTTGAATCTTCCTCAAATAAAGGAGCAAGGTTATTAAACGCATGGTCACCTTCCAATCCGAACTCCGATATTCCGGCAGTAGCGCTTACAGATGATAATTTCGAATCTCGTCTTTCGACCTATTTTATCGAAAATGGATCTTATCTTAAACTGAGAAACGCTCAAATCGGCTATACATTTAACAAACAGCTGATCAGCAAGTTAAAAATGCAGAATCTTCGTGTTTACATCGGAGGAGACAATTTAGCCATTTTAATGAAGTCAAAATCCTTTACTGGTCTGGATCCGGAGACCCCAGGATTTGGCTACCCTAATCCATTGGTTGTTACAGCCGGAATTAACGTAAGATTTTAA
- a CDS encoding glycoside hydrolase family 32 protein, giving the protein MSIKFDYRFDLRYILGLFLLVGGCVYAQEIDRKAQEYRPMYHFSPAKGWMGDPDGLIHYNNIYHLFWWGHAVSKDLVHWQEMRRPMKEGMGFSYFSGSVVVDKMNTGGFGKNSMIAFYTKHLPGDSLPETQAISISNNEGRSFDYYQGNPILDINKVFFRDPQVFWYEQDKSWKMVVSRPDVQQIHIYQSSDLKNWTFCSSFKGLGAKNSFWECPDLFELPIEGSNKKKWVLIIGRGPNRVQYFVGDFNGKTFVTDEKLADYLSVGKGINGSVFENFEGKNSKWSEFPEAHENKVSGVTDYLGNHYLSTANVTGAIVRSKSQAFTITTKAINFLLMGGNHQDSTCINLLVDGKVVRTTTGDNTKVFKWNGWDVRPWVGKKAQLELVDLSKDTTTGFIAVDHILFSDQLSNQHLEHALWLDDGPDYYATRTWRDYDNKNGLADTVHAIGWMGNWDYARRAPSKWGKGFQSIPRVMTLRETPSGLRVFQQPIPQLAQLRDSGIRQQLQLKDVQSIKNFKPGVNSYELDATFTVGTAKAFGFNLLVGEGRKLELRYDPQLGELTLDRRNCTNFITDTAFTKSFAKKYAVPLDLNNGSLRLHIFIDRSSIEIFANDGGKVVSATTFAADTQLGLETFSEGGNTKLNIRAWKLKSIW; this is encoded by the coding sequence ATGAGCATTAAATTTGATTATAGGTTTGATTTGAGGTATATCCTCGGACTGTTTTTATTGGTGGGCGGATGCGTATATGCCCAGGAAATCGATAGAAAAGCACAGGAATACCGACCTATGTATCATTTCAGCCCAGCAAAAGGATGGATGGGCGACCCGGATGGACTTATTCATTATAACAATATTTATCATCTTTTTTGGTGGGGCCATGCGGTTTCAAAGGATCTGGTTCACTGGCAGGAAATGCGCAGACCTATGAAAGAGGGAATGGGATTTTCTTACTTCAGCGGTTCGGTGGTCGTAGACAAAATGAACACCGGAGGATTTGGAAAGAATAGTATGATCGCTTTCTATACCAAACACCTTCCTGGTGATTCACTTCCAGAAACACAAGCCATTTCCATCAGTAATAATGAGGGACGGAGTTTTGACTATTACCAGGGGAATCCGATTCTGGATATCAATAAAGTGTTTTTCAGGGATCCACAGGTTTTCTGGTATGAGCAGGATAAAAGCTGGAAGATGGTCGTTTCCAGACCTGACGTCCAGCAGATTCATATTTATCAGTCATCGGATCTCAAAAACTGGACTTTTTGCAGCAGCTTTAAAGGCCTGGGTGCCAAAAACTCATTCTGGGAATGTCCTGACCTTTTCGAACTTCCGATTGAAGGAAGCAATAAGAAGAAATGGGTGCTGATCATCGGACGAGGTCCGAATAGAGTGCAGTATTTTGTGGGTGATTTTAATGGAAAAACTTTTGTGACCGATGAAAAGCTCGCTGATTACCTTAGTGTTGGAAAAGGCATCAACGGGTCTGTTTTTGAGAATTTTGAGGGTAAAAATTCAAAATGGTCTGAGTTTCCCGAAGCGCATGAAAACAAAGTATCTGGTGTCACTGATTATTTAGGTAATCATTACCTCAGTACAGCAAATGTTACTGGGGCAATTGTCCGGTCAAAATCCCAGGCTTTCACCATAACCACTAAAGCCATTAATTTTTTGCTTATGGGTGGAAATCACCAGGATAGCACCTGCATAAATCTTTTGGTCGATGGCAAGGTAGTAAGGACAACCACTGGAGATAATACCAAAGTATTTAAATGGAACGGATGGGATGTACGCCCCTGGGTAGGCAAGAAAGCACAACTGGAACTTGTAGATCTGAGCAAAGATACGACTACGGGGTTCATCGCTGTAGATCATATCCTGTTTTCTGATCAATTAAGCAATCAACATCTTGAACACGCCTTATGGCTGGATGATGGACCTGATTATTATGCCACCAGAACCTGGAGGGACTATGACAACAAAAACGGCCTGGCCGACACCGTTCATGCCATAGGCTGGATGGGGAACTGGGATTATGCACGCAGGGCACCATCAAAATGGGGAAAAGGCTTTCAATCCATTCCCAGGGTAATGACTTTAAGAGAAACGCCATCCGGACTGAGGGTTTTTCAGCAGCCGATACCGCAGCTTGCCCAACTTCGTGATAGTGGTATTCGTCAACAATTACAGCTAAAAGATGTTCAGTCTATCAAAAACTTTAAGCCCGGTGTGAATTCTTATGAACTCGACGCCACGTTCACCGTTGGAACCGCTAAGGCATTTGGATTTAACCTGCTCGTTGGTGAAGGCAGAAAACTGGAACTAAGATATGATCCGCAGCTTGGTGAACTTACCTTAGACCGTCGCAACTGCACCAACTTCATTACGGATACCGCTTTTACAAAATCGTTTGCAAAAAAGTATGCTGTACCCTTAGATTTGAATAATGGTAGCCTTCGTTTACATATCTTTATCGATCGTTCTTCGATTGAAATATTCGCGAATGATGGAGGAAAGGTGGTGAGTGCCACAACATTTGCCGCTGACACTCAACTTGGTCTGGAAACTTTTTCCGAGGGTGGAAATACAAAATTAAATATCCGGGCCTGGAAACTCAAAAGCATATGGTAA